A region from the Algoriphagus machipongonensis genome encodes:
- the map gene encoding type I methionyl aminopeptidase yields MSIRNESELNGMKKASEAVASTLKEMTAFARPGISTKELDEFGAKVLADFGAKSAPYLTYGFPGWTCISVNQEFCHGIPSQKRILQEGDLVNIDVSAELDGFWSDNGNSFVLGPDIHGHQELVDASKDILQKAISAIKGGIRISDVGHLMETEAKRRGYKVIKNLTGHGVGRSLHEEPSEIANYRDKFNRTRFKKNSVVAIETFIATDSTFADTLSDGWTMVGNKGGFMAQHEHTILITDSEPEILTEMNGIWT; encoded by the coding sequence ATGTCCATCAGAAATGAGTCAGAACTAAACGGTATGAAAAAGGCCAGCGAAGCAGTGGCCAGCACCTTGAAAGAAATGACCGCTTTTGCCCGTCCCGGAATTTCCACCAAAGAATTGGATGAGTTTGGAGCGAAAGTGTTGGCAGATTTCGGGGCAAAATCAGCACCCTATTTGACTTATGGTTTTCCAGGTTGGACTTGCATCAGCGTGAATCAGGAATTTTGCCATGGCATCCCATCACAAAAAAGAATCCTACAGGAAGGTGATTTAGTGAATATTGACGTTTCCGCTGAGTTGGATGGTTTCTGGTCTGACAATGGGAATTCCTTTGTTTTGGGACCTGACATTCATGGCCATCAGGAATTGGTTGATGCTTCCAAAGACATTCTTCAAAAAGCCATTTCGGCCATCAAAGGAGGAATTCGAATTTCGGATGTAGGACATTTGATGGAGACAGAAGCCAAGCGACGTGGCTACAAAGTCATTAAAAATCTTACTGGACATGGCGTGGGAAGAAGCCTACATGAAGAGCCCTCCGAAATCGCCAATTACAGAGATAAGTTTAACCGAACCCGCTTTAAGAAGAATTCGGTGGTGGCAATCGAAACTTTTATTGCCACGGATTCCACTTTTGCGGACACCCTTTCGGATGGTTGGACGATGGTAGGAAATAAGGGCGGTTTTATGGCACAGCATGAGCACACCATTTTGATTACCGACAGTGAACCGGAGATTTTGACAGAAATGAACGGAATCTGGACTTGA
- a CDS encoding COG2426 family protein encodes MILDLLTAMLWSMSPFGEAKVGIPYALFNGVNIYLALIFSFLANLLVFPFMNFFFDKANRYFLKWYYYKKAALFVGRRAKAGAGKNVEKYGFWGLIFFVALPVPGTGVYAGSIAGYLFGLDRKKAFYANAIGILISCLIVWAATLTAMKI; translated from the coding sequence ATGATATTAGATTTACTTACTGCGATGCTTTGGAGCATGTCTCCTTTTGGTGAAGCCAAAGTTGGGATTCCTTACGCTTTGTTCAATGGGGTGAATATTTATTTGGCATTGATTTTTAGCTTTTTGGCCAATCTGTTGGTTTTCCCCTTTATGAATTTCTTTTTCGATAAGGCCAATCGTTACTTCCTAAAATGGTATTACTATAAGAAGGCGGCGCTATTTGTGGGTCGCCGGGCAAAGGCAGGAGCTGGAAAAAATGTCGAGAAATATGGTTTCTGGGGTCTTATATTTTTTGTGGCTTTGCCAGTACCGGGAACAGGCGTTTATGCTGGGTCTATTGCTGGATATCTTTTTGGGCTGGATCGTAAAAAAGCATTTTATGCCAATGCCATCGGAATTCTCATTTCTTGCCTGATCGTTTGGGCGGCTACGCTTACAGCAATGAAGATTTGA
- a CDS encoding agmatine deiminase family protein, whose protein sequence is MTDIFELAKSGDVTPSELGYYFPAEFAPHASTWLSWPHKEDSWPGKIHTIYPAYSEFIKIVAQGEKVNINVADEAMKAFATKQLVDAGVNLSQINFHLFPTNDAWCRDHGPAFLINPNADEKKALVKWNYNAWGNKYPPHDLDNQIPYRIAEHLNIPCFNAGIVMEGGSVEFNGKGTLLTSRACLLNENRNPHLIQSQIEKYLCDFYGVHNILWVEDGIVGDDTDGHIDDITRFVNEDTVVTVVEENKLDENHFLLEENLQLLKQMRLEDGKQLNIVELPMPEAKYYEDQRLPASYANFYIANEAVVVPTFRDKNDQKALDILSDCFKDRKVVGVDSLDIIWGLGSFHCLSQQEPAV, encoded by the coding sequence ATGACAGATATTTTTGAATTAGCAAAATCCGGAGATGTAACTCCTTCTGAATTAGGTTATTATTTCCCGGCTGAATTTGCTCCTCATGCCAGCACTTGGCTGAGTTGGCCACATAAGGAAGATTCCTGGCCAGGAAAAATCCATACGATTTACCCTGCCTATTCGGAATTTATCAAGATCGTCGCCCAAGGTGAAAAGGTCAATATCAATGTGGCTGATGAAGCGATGAAAGCCTTTGCAACAAAGCAATTAGTCGATGCTGGTGTGAATTTAAGCCAAATAAATTTTCATCTATTCCCGACGAACGATGCTTGGTGCCGTGATCATGGCCCTGCATTCCTGATCAATCCAAATGCCGATGAGAAGAAGGCTTTGGTAAAGTGGAATTACAATGCCTGGGGAAATAAATATCCGCCACATGACCTGGACAATCAGATTCCTTATCGAATTGCTGAGCATTTGAATATCCCTTGTTTTAATGCTGGGATTGTTATGGAAGGTGGTTCTGTGGAATTTAATGGCAAGGGAACCCTTTTGACCTCCCGTGCTTGCCTGCTCAATGAAAATAGAAACCCACATTTGATTCAATCTCAGATTGAGAAATACCTATGTGACTTTTATGGAGTTCATAATATACTCTGGGTAGAAGATGGGATCGTTGGGGATGATACAGATGGTCATATCGATGATATAACCCGTTTCGTCAATGAGGACACAGTTGTGACTGTAGTAGAGGAGAACAAGCTTGATGAGAATCACTTCTTATTAGAAGAAAATCTTCAACTGCTTAAGCAGATGCGTTTGGAGGATGGGAAGCAATTGAATATTGTGGAGCTACCCATGCCAGAGGCAAAGTATTACGAAGATCAACGTTTGCCAGCCTCCTATGCGAATTTCTATATCGCCAATGAGGCGGTAGTAGTTCCTACCTTCCGAGATAAAAATGACCAAAAAGCATTGGATATTTTAAGTGATTGCTTCAAAGACCGTAAGGTCGTAGGAGTGGACTCGCTGGATATCATCTGGGGCTTAGGTAGTTTTCACTGCTTAAGTCAGCAGGAACCGGCGGTTTAA
- a CDS encoding efflux RND transporter periplasmic adaptor subunit, with protein sequence MKKNPFEFQFFHTIIFASTILGAFACSGSDADKISPEIKSITESVYASGNIKAVNQYDAFTNASGPIQEIFVEEGDSVSIGTPLLAVYNEREKLSRESAEINKAYADLQANQSKLRDLQLAIDMNKSKMQNDSLLFVRQKALHDQNIGTDVEFEQKKLNWENSKTAYESALIRYQDLKREIEFNSNNASKNLAISKVLESDYVLKSKINGKVYAILKEKGEMVTPQVALAVLGSADDYLLELQVDEYDISKIKLGQVVMVSMDSYKEQTFEAVVQKIYPIMDTQTKSFKVEAKFTKAPPQLYPNLSLEANIITEVRIKAKVIPRNYLLFDSLVINENEDTIPVKVGIKNYQFAQILEGIDESTVLIKPSR encoded by the coding sequence ATGAAAAAGAATCCCTTTGAGTTCCAGTTTTTCCACACAATAATATTTGCTTCGACTATTTTAGGAGCCTTTGCATGTAGTGGTTCGGATGCAGATAAAATAAGCCCGGAAATAAAATCAATTACCGAATCCGTTTATGCTTCAGGTAATATCAAAGCAGTGAATCAATACGACGCTTTCACCAATGCCAGCGGACCTATTCAGGAGATTTTTGTAGAAGAGGGCGATTCTGTCAGCATTGGCACACCGCTCTTGGCTGTCTATAATGAACGGGAAAAGCTTAGTAGAGAAAGTGCGGAAATCAACAAAGCCTATGCAGATCTTCAGGCAAACCAATCCAAGCTTCGTGATCTACAACTCGCTATTGATATGAATAAAAGCAAAATGCAAAACGACTCATTGCTTTTTGTTCGCCAAAAAGCACTTCATGATCAAAACATAGGGACGGATGTAGAATTTGAGCAAAAAAAGCTGAATTGGGAGAATTCAAAAACAGCCTATGAATCAGCTTTGATTCGGTATCAAGATCTCAAAAGAGAGATTGAATTTAATTCCAATAATGCATCAAAGAACTTGGCTATTAGCAAGGTATTGGAAAGTGATTATGTTCTAAAAAGCAAAATCAATGGAAAAGTCTATGCAATTCTGAAGGAGAAAGGTGAAATGGTAACTCCCCAAGTGGCTTTGGCAGTATTAGGAAGCGCAGATGATTACTTATTGGAGCTTCAAGTAGACGAATATGACATCTCAAAAATTAAACTGGGGCAAGTAGTCATGGTATCCATGGATAGTTACAAGGAACAAACTTTTGAAGCAGTGGTCCAAAAAATCTATCCGATCATGGATACTCAAACTAAAAGTTTTAAGGTAGAGGCAAAATTCACCAAAGCTCCTCCGCAGCTTTACCCCAACCTAAGTTTAGAGGCGAATATTATCACAGAAGTCAGGATTAAGGCGAAAGTCATCCCAAGAAACTACCTACTCTTCGACTCTTTGGTCATCAATGAAAATGAGGATACGATCCCTGTTAAAGTTGGGATTAAAAACTATCAATTCGCCCAAATTTTAGAAGGGATAGACGAGTCTACGGTTTTGATCAAGCCAAGTAGATGA
- a CDS encoding redoxin domain-containing protein, producing the protein MKNLLKVGATAPIIQGKDLWENDIKVPNEKQWVYLSFHRFASCPFCNLRTNELIRNYPKFKEKQIEIITIWPSKKELLLEHSNPDSAVFPILSDPKKQWYQAYGVTESSMMGAIRLLKQPRLIWEALIQSNKKMDIDSDPTLMPASFLIDPDGIIRMAYYGKHYGDHPSVESILSIP; encoded by the coding sequence ATGAAAAATTTATTAAAAGTAGGTGCCACTGCACCGATTATTCAGGGAAAGGATTTATGGGAAAATGACATAAAAGTTCCAAATGAGAAACAATGGGTTTACCTTTCCTTCCATCGATTTGCAAGCTGTCCATTTTGCAATCTGAGAACGAATGAATTGATCAGGAACTATCCTAAATTCAAGGAAAAGCAGATAGAAATCATCACGATCTGGCCTTCTAAAAAAGAATTACTTTTGGAGCATTCCAATCCCGATTCTGCTGTTTTCCCAATCCTTTCCGACCCAAAAAAGCAATGGTATCAGGCCTATGGTGTCACAGAATCCTCCATGATGGGAGCGATTAGATTGCTAAAGCAACCTAGACTGATTTGGGAAGCCTTGATTCAATCCAACAAAAAAATGGACATTGACTCAGACCCTACTTTGATGCCGGCAAGCTTTCTGATTGATCCGGATGGAATTATCCGGATGGCTTATTATGGAAAACATTATGGGGATCATCCATCGGTCGAATCCATTCTTTCGATTCCTTAG
- a CDS encoding type II toxin-antitoxin system PemK/MazF family toxin, whose protein sequence is MKEQFDIWLVNLNPARGTEPGKIRPSVIIQTNLLNQVGHPSTLICPITSQISEDENILRVKVDQKETGLDQDSEILVDQIRALDNRRFLEKLGKISKEKALELQEKLKALMDF, encoded by the coding sequence ATGAAGGAGCAGTTTGATATCTGGTTGGTGAATTTAAATCCAGCAAGAGGAACAGAGCCAGGCAAGATCCGTCCAAGTGTCATCATTCAAACAAATTTGCTTAATCAGGTGGGACATCCATCCACTCTTATTTGCCCGATTACTTCACAGATTTCTGAGGATGAAAATATTCTTAGAGTAAAAGTCGATCAAAAGGAAACGGGTTTGGATCAGGATTCCGAAATTTTAGTCGATCAAATCCGGGCTTTGGATAATCGTCGTTTTCTGGAAAAACTTGGAAAAATCAGTAAGGAAAAAGCCTTAGAACTTCAGGAGAAGTTAAAAGCTTTGATGGATTTTTAG
- a CDS encoding ABC transporter ATP-binding protein — protein sequence MKQEVKSVLEAQNIDKFFYNPVKTQVLKKVTFQINRGEFVSVVGKSGCGKSTLLYILSTMDTDYSGELRLDQEMISGKSHNHLAKIRNEKIGFVFQFHYLLNEFSVLENIMIPGLKLGKYSREELEHRALEKLKIFEMGDHALKKAYQLSGGQKQRVAIARALINDPLLIMGDEPTGNLDKKNSDIVFNKFKELAQEFDQTMLIVTHDPEFADGTDRIIEMEDGRVISGQ from the coding sequence ATGAAACAGGAGGTTAAATCTGTTTTGGAAGCCCAAAACATCGATAAGTTTTTTTACAATCCGGTAAAGACTCAGGTTTTGAAAAAAGTGACTTTTCAGATCAACCGGGGAGAGTTTGTTTCTGTGGTAGGAAAATCTGGTTGCGGTAAATCCACCCTACTTTATATCCTATCCACGATGGACACAGACTATTCTGGGGAACTCAGGCTGGATCAGGAGATGATCAGCGGTAAGTCCCATAACCACCTTGCGAAAATCAGAAATGAAAAGATCGGTTTTGTTTTTCAATTCCATTACCTGTTGAATGAATTCTCCGTTTTGGAAAACATCATGATTCCGGGATTAAAACTTGGGAAGTATTCCCGTGAGGAGTTGGAACACCGGGCGCTGGAAAAGCTAAAAATTTTTGAAATGGGAGATCATGCCTTAAAAAAAGCATATCAACTCTCTGGAGGGCAGAAGCAGAGAGTAGCTATTGCCAGGGCATTGATCAATGATCCTTTATTGATCATGGGGGATGAACCAACAGGAAATCTGGACAAAAAGAATTCAGATATCGTTTTTAATAAGTTCAAAGAGCTGGCTCAGGAATTTGACCAGACCATGCTGATCGTGACACACGACCCTGAATTCGCTGACGGCACTGACCGGATTATTGAAATGGAGGATGGAAGAGTGATCAGTGGGCAGTGA
- a CDS encoding ABC transporter permease produces the protein MKWSLIIEISQALMTARLKQTLVAAIGVTFSITMFVTLLGFMNGLNEMLDGLVLNRTPHIRFYNEIKPNPEQPVDLSDEFSNSLNFIRSIRPSTSRLSIHNSASIIQTLKADPRVIGLSPKIASQVFFNVGTIDITGIVNGIDVDKETDLFAFNDYVTTGNYEDLKQTNSIILGKGAADRMLADIGDVIQATSAQGNKIQLKVVGYYQSGLGEFDNANSFASISTVQKMLGEPASYVTDIQVKLTDLDLAPEMAKEYAEIFEIDADDIQTVNAQFETGTYIRTLISYAVGITLLVVSGFGIYNILNMMIYEKLDTIAILKAIGFNAPDVKRIFITIALAIGIIGGGVGLILGYFACLGIERIPFETEALPTIKTFPVDFNPKYYLIGGIFSVVTTYFAGYFPARKASSVDPVDIIRGK, from the coding sequence ATGAAGTGGAGCTTGATCATAGAGATTTCGCAGGCTTTAATGACTGCTCGCCTGAAGCAAACTTTGGTAGCTGCAATTGGTGTCACTTTTAGCATTACCATGTTTGTCACCTTGTTGGGATTCATGAATGGCCTAAATGAAATGCTCGATGGATTAGTCCTGAACCGAACGCCCCACATAAGATTCTACAATGAGATAAAGCCAAATCCTGAGCAACCGGTAGATTTAAGTGATGAATTTTCCAATTCACTAAATTTCATTCGATCCATCCGTCCGAGTACCAGCAGATTATCCATACACAACAGTGCTTCCATCATACAAACCCTGAAAGCTGACCCAAGGGTCATTGGATTAAGTCCCAAAATTGCTTCGCAAGTGTTTTTTAATGTTGGGACGATAGATATCACTGGCATTGTCAATGGAATAGATGTGGACAAGGAAACAGATCTATTTGCATTTAATGATTATGTAACCACTGGCAATTACGAAGACTTAAAACAAACCAACAGTATTATTCTAGGTAAAGGTGCTGCAGACAGAATGCTTGCGGATATTGGAGATGTGATTCAGGCTACATCAGCACAAGGAAACAAGATCCAATTGAAAGTTGTAGGCTATTATCAATCCGGACTAGGCGAATTTGACAATGCCAATAGCTTTGCCTCTATCTCAACAGTGCAAAAAATGCTTGGAGAGCCTGCCTCTTACGTCACAGATATTCAGGTTAAACTAACGGATTTAGACCTAGCTCCAGAAATGGCTAAAGAATATGCCGAGATTTTCGAAATAGATGCTGATGACATTCAAACAGTCAATGCACAGTTTGAAACGGGTACTTATATCCGAACATTGATTAGCTATGCGGTAGGCATTACACTACTTGTGGTTTCTGGCTTTGGGATTTATAATATCCTAAACATGATGATTTATGAAAAACTGGATACCATTGCCATCTTAAAGGCCATAGGATTCAATGCTCCGGACGTAAAAAGAATTTTTATTACGATCGCTTTGGCAATAGGAATTATCGGAGGAGGTGTAGGTTTGATTTTGGGGTATTTTGCCTGTTTGGGGATAGAAAGAATCCCTTTTGAAACAGAAGCATTACCGACTATAAAGACCTTTCCGGTAGATTTTAACCCCAAATATTATTTAATAGGTGGAATATTTAGTGTAGTCACGACCTATTTTGCAGGCTATTTTCCTGCAAGAAAAGCCAGTTCAGTAGATCCAGTTGATATAATTAGAGGGAAATGA
- a CDS encoding carbon-nitrogen hydrolase, with product MATTFKSISVTSKTVKVGLVQLSCSSDVAENMTKTIAGVREAAAKGAQVVVLQELFRSLYFCDVEDYENFKLAEAIPGPSTESLGSLAKELGVVIVASLFEKRAEGLYHNTTAVLDADGAYLGKYRKMHIPDDPGYFEKFYFTPGDLGYKVFPTKFGNIGVLICWDQWYPEAARITALKGADFLVYPTAIGWHKDQDGLTNDEQYGAWQTIQRSHAVANGIPVVSVNRCGIEGDMKFWGGSFVANPFGRVIFKASHEEEQIHVEELDFASSDRYRTHWPFLRDRRIDSYQPITKRFLDEE from the coding sequence ATGGCCACAACATTTAAATCAATATCCGTGACAAGTAAAACCGTAAAAGTAGGTTTAGTCCAGCTAAGCTGTTCCTCTGATGTAGCTGAAAACATGACGAAAACCATTGCAGGTGTTCGTGAGGCAGCTGCAAAAGGAGCACAAGTAGTCGTATTACAAGAACTTTTTAGATCCTTGTATTTCTGCGATGTGGAGGATTATGAGAATTTCAAACTGGCAGAGGCTATCCCTGGCCCTTCAACTGAGAGCTTAGGTTCTTTGGCGAAAGAATTGGGAGTTGTGATTGTTGCTTCCCTTTTTGAGAAAAGAGCTGAAGGACTTTATCATAACACAACGGCAGTATTGGATGCTGACGGTGCTTATTTAGGAAAGTATAGAAAAATGCATATTCCGGATGATCCGGGCTATTTCGAAAAATTTTACTTTACTCCAGGTGATTTGGGCTACAAGGTTTTTCCTACCAAATTTGGAAATATCGGAGTCTTGATCTGCTGGGATCAGTGGTATCCGGAAGCAGCAAGAATCACAGCTTTGAAAGGAGCGGACTTCTTGGTTTACCCAACTGCAATCGGCTGGCACAAGGATCAGGATGGCCTGACCAATGACGAGCAATATGGCGCTTGGCAGACGATCCAGCGTTCGCATGCTGTTGCCAATGGCATCCCTGTCGTTTCCGTCAACCGATGTGGCATCGAAGGTGATATGAAATTCTGGGGAGGTTCTTTCGTAGCCAATCCTTTTGGAAGAGTGATTTTTAAGGCTTCTCATGAGGAAGAGCAAATTCACGTCGAAGAACTTGATTTCGCAAGTTCCGATCGATATAGAACGCACTGGCCATTCTTGAGAGATCGTAGAATTGATTCTTATCAACCCATTACCAAACGATTTTTGGACGAAGAATAG
- a CDS encoding helix-turn-helix domain-containing protein, with protein sequence MVKNRQHIELNGKTIIEKLQVLPPLRQSPVFQNEACFLYFSEGGSQISAPTEQVQINEGESVLLKCGTYFADLIENSQTGICEVFVVHFFPEILQQIFHEEVEVFQKNSTSNQYTYRISQKNVIDHFIQSLDFYFENPKMASQEILYLKVKELVLLLLQTEAAASIMDLYSHLFTPQKASISEVMATHLFSNLTLEQLASLAGQSLSTFKREFKKHFGDSPANYIRNKRMAKAADLLAYSSYSINEISFQIGYEDSSYFSRAFQQKFEVLPSDYRKSHQQKEI encoded by the coding sequence ATGGTCAAAAACAGGCAACATATTGAGCTGAACGGGAAAACGATTATCGAGAAGCTCCAGGTTCTCCCTCCTTTGAGGCAAAGCCCAGTTTTCCAGAACGAAGCCTGTTTTCTATACTTCAGTGAGGGCGGGTCACAGATCTCAGCACCCACAGAACAAGTACAGATCAATGAGGGAGAAAGTGTGCTTTTGAAATGCGGAACTTATTTTGCTGACTTGATCGAAAACAGCCAAACAGGCATTTGCGAGGTTTTTGTGGTGCACTTTTTCCCGGAAATACTCCAGCAGATTTTTCATGAGGAGGTGGAAGTATTCCAAAAGAATTCTACTTCAAATCAATATACCTACCGGATTTCTCAGAAAAATGTAATCGATCATTTTATTCAGAGTCTGGACTTCTATTTCGAAAACCCCAAAATGGCCAGCCAGGAAATTCTTTACCTGAAAGTGAAGGAACTGGTTCTTTTGTTATTACAGACGGAAGCTGCTGCCAGCATAATGGATCTTTATAGCCATTTATTCACTCCCCAGAAAGCCAGTATTTCTGAAGTAATGGCAACTCATCTTTTCTCTAATCTTACACTAGAGCAATTGGCTTCACTCGCTGGACAAAGCCTCTCTACTTTTAAAAGAGAGTTTAAGAAGCATTTTGGAGATAGTCCTGCGAATTATATCCGAAATAAACGCATGGCAAAGGCCGCGGATCTATTGGCGTACTCCTCCTACTCTATCAATGAAATCAGTTTCCAGATTGGCTACGAAGACAGCTCCTATTTTTCACGGGCATTCCAACAGAAGTTCGAAGTTTTGCCTTCCGACTATCGGAAATCCCATCAGCAAAAGGAAATTTAA
- a CDS encoding tetratricopeptide repeat protein — MSLNKILVIIFFVIPGSCKVKRSEMQEVRSDIEYKLGNFDLVIEHLDKAIELMPTNSRLYFKKANCLISLKKFQKALKVINQSIELGEPTDLHYLKKAEIFLELDQKDSSFFYYDFSIRISKKPERVYESRAKSNFKLGFIDFALSDINKAIQINPGYIEGYNTRGEIYYDSSEYEKAIPDFSYVIENSIDDKVLTGSAFVHRGGSYLKTGKLKLACEDWKMAVELGMNQATVLIDDFCN, encoded by the coding sequence ATGTCTCTAAATAAAATTCTGGTCATTATATTTTTTGTGATTCCGGGTTCATGCAAAGTAAAAAGGTCAGAGATGCAAGAAGTAAGATCTGATATAGAATATAAACTTGGCAATTTTGACTTGGTAATTGAACATCTTGATAAAGCAATTGAGCTTATGCCAACCAACAGCAGATTGTATTTTAAAAAAGCTAATTGTTTAATTTCTTTGAAAAAGTTTCAAAAAGCACTAAAGGTAATTAACCAATCCATTGAGCTTGGAGAACCAACAGATTTACATTATTTAAAAAAAGCTGAAATATTCCTCGAATTAGATCAGAAGGACTCTTCATTTTTTTATTATGATTTTTCAATCCGAATTTCAAAGAAGCCAGAAAGAGTCTATGAAAGTAGAGCTAAATCTAATTTTAAATTAGGGTTTATCGATTTTGCACTTTCTGATATAAACAAGGCTATTCAGATCAATCCTGGTTACATTGAAGGTTACAATACAAGAGGTGAAATTTATTATGATTCCTCGGAATACGAAAAAGCCATTCCAGATTTTTCTTATGTGATAGAAAATTCAATAGATGATAAGGTCTTAACTGGATCTGCTTTTGTTCACAGGGGAGGAAGTTATCTTAAAACTGGGAAATTGAAACTTGCCTGTGAAGATTGGAAAATGGCAGTTGAGTTAGGGATGAATCAGGCCACAGTCTTAATTGATGATTTTTGCAATTAA
- a CDS encoding leucine-rich repeat domain-containing protein: MTTLLKLFSFVLLFSLFSCSNEDDPTNQVTKLDGNLEIRSSEDLENPVVQNYETITGNLVINYAHDIENLNGLRNLKSVNGIIIKNNNNLSSLQGLENLQELEFLEIEYNLNLTSLAGLDNLNSVSKSIRITNNSKLTSLKNLGSLNSVGIQLFISNNSLLTNLEGLESLQKVPQLLILNNIRLTNINALSALSSSEDIRIYSNDSLVNFCVLADFVKTHQNSVAFLTKSNSFNPTIEDMANQNCSQE; this comes from the coding sequence ATGACTACTTTACTAAAGCTATTTTCATTCGTATTACTCTTTAGCCTATTTAGCTGTTCCAATGAGGATGATCCAACAAACCAGGTAACCAAACTTGATGGAAACCTGGAAATTCGATCTTCTGAGGATTTAGAAAATCCTGTGGTACAAAATTATGAAACCATCACTGGTAATTTAGTCATCAACTATGCCCATGATATAGAGAATCTTAATGGCTTACGAAATCTAAAATCTGTTAATGGGATCATCATTAAAAACAATAACAATCTAAGCTCCCTTCAAGGCTTGGAAAACCTACAAGAATTGGAGTTTTTGGAAATTGAGTACAACCTCAATCTAACTTCTTTGGCAGGACTAGACAATTTGAACAGTGTTTCCAAATCGATCCGAATCACCAACAATAGTAAGCTTACTTCACTTAAAAATCTTGGTAGCTTAAACAGCGTTGGAATTCAATTATTTATCTCCAACAATTCATTACTTACCAATTTGGAAGGCTTAGAAAGTCTACAAAAAGTACCTCAACTGCTTATTTTAAATAATATTCGGCTTACCAATATCAATGCTTTAAGTGCACTTTCTTCTTCTGAGGATATTAGAATTTACTCTAACGATTCATTGGTCAATTTTTGTGTCTTGGCGGATTTTGTAAAAACCCACCAAAACTCAGTGGCTTTTTTAACCAAGTCCAACAGCTTTAACCCAACCATTGAGGATATGGCAAACCAGAACTGTTCTCAGGAATAG
- a CDS encoding GIY-YIG nuclease family protein has protein sequence MMQKGGAVYILTNTRNTVLYTGVTNDLFRRVSEHRDGLNPHAFTSKYNLNRLVYYERFHSIEEAINREKQIKGKSRKKKEELINSINPKWKDLWDEIKEW, from the coding sequence ATGATGCAAAAAGGAGGAGCAGTTTATATTTTGACAAATACTCGAAATACTGTGCTTTATACAGGTGTAACCAATGATCTTTTCAGGAGAGTTTCTGAACACAGAGATGGTCTAAACCCACATGCTTTTACTTCTAAATACAACTTGAATAGGCTAGTGTATTATGAACGTTTTCATTCCATTGAAGAGGCAATAAATCGAGAAAAACAAATCAAAGGCAAAAGCCGAAAAAAGAAAGAGGAATTGATCAATTCCATTAATCCAAAATGGAAAGATTTGTGGGATGAAATAAAAGAGTGGTAA